Sequence from the Streptomyces sp. R33 genome:
CGAGGAGCTGGCTGGTCCGGCTGGACATGGCGGCCGGGCGCAGCCGGGTCTCGCGGGCGGCGGAGGTGGCCAGTACGAGGTCGGCGTAGTGGGAGACGGGGGCGTTCGGGCGCCCGGTGAGCGCGATGGTGGTGGCGCCGCGCTCGAAGGCCGTGCGGAGGGGGTCGATCACGTCGCCCGTGGCGCCGGAGTGGGTGATCGCGACGGCCGCGTCGCCGGGGCGCAGCTGCACGGCGCCCGTGACGGCCAGGTGGGGGTCGCTGTGGGCGTGGGCGACGAGGCCGATGCGCAGCAGCTTCTGGGCCAGGTCCTGGCCGACGAGGGCGGAGGCGCCGACGCCGTAGATGTCGATCCGGCGGGCGGTCGCGAGCGCGGTGACGGCGGCGGCGAGGGCGGCGAGGTCGAGTCCGGCTGCGGTGTCGGCGAGGGTCTGGGCCTCCTCGTGGGCCAGCTTGGCGACGACGTCGGCGATGGGGTCGTCGACGGCTATGTCGGCGGTGACGGCGGGGGCCGCCCCGGACTCCTGCTGCGCGGCGAGCGCGGCGAGGGCGAGGCGCAGGTCGCGGTAGCCGGGGTAGCCGAGGAGGCGGGCGGTGCGGACGACGGTGGCCTCGCTGGTGCCGGTGCGCGCGGCGAGCGCGCTGACGGTGAGGCGCGAGCACCCGGCGGGGTCGGCGGCGACGGTCTCGGCGACGGCCTGCACGGAGCGGGTCATGGAGGGGCCGAGACTGCGGACGCGGGCCCGCAGCGGCACACCGGAGCCGGCGTCCTCGTCCTGCCCGTCCCCCTCGCTGAAAATTACTTTCGGATCGTCGCTCATTCCTGAAATCTATTTTCGGCCGGGGTGGCGGTCAAGGCACCATTCGGCCCCCACCGGGACGGACCTTCACCACTTGGGCCGTACGGGTTCACAATGGGCGCATGGACCACGCGACCCCCCTGGAACAGGCGCTGCACACCGCCCGCGCCCTTGTCCTCGCCGATCTCGTCGCGGGCGAGGTCGCCGAGGCCGATGTCGTCTCCCTCGTCGAGGACTCGGTCACGCACCGCCGGTGGTGGGTGGAGCAGTGGCCGGAGGGGGTCGACTACCTTCCCGGACTCGTCGCCCAGGACGTGCAGGACGCGCTGCTGGAGAAGTACGGGCGCTGGCCGCTGTGCCCGGTCTGCTCGCACGGCGATCCGCACGCGCTGGACGTGGAGCCGGAGTTGGGACCCGACCCGCACTGGGTGTGCGCCAAGGCAGGGGTGAAGGTGGCCGCGGTCGGCGGCCTCGCCCCCGTCTTCGGTGTCGGCCGGTGAGCCGCCGGTGACGCTCTACATCGACCCGCCGACCTGGCCGGGTCATGGCCGCATGTGGTCGCACCTGGTCAGCGACGTCTCGTACGAGGAGCTGCACGCCTTCGCGGCGTCGATCGGCTGCCCGCCGAGGGCCTTCGAGCGCGACCACTACGACGTGCCGTCGCACCGCTACGCGGATGCGGTGGCCGCGGGCGCGGTGGAGGTGGGCAGCAAGGAACTGGTCCGCCGCCTGACGTCCGCGGGCCTGCGCCGCCCGAAGGGCCGCCCGGCGTAGCGGAGCCGGCCGGGACCGGGTCAGCCGGGGTCAGTGCGCGGCGGGTTGTGCGGCCGAGGCCGGTGCGGTTGCTCCCGACGAGGCGATCACCCGGGTCGGGGCGGGCGGGGTGCGGTGGTGGAGGCGCAGGGCGATCGCGGTCAGGGCCATCGCCGTGACCGTCATCGCGGCGCCCGCCCAGGCGGTGGCGGCGAAGCCGTAGTCGGCGTCGATCACCGTGCCGCCGAGCCAGGGGCCGCCCGTGTTGCCCAGGTTGAACGCCGCCGTCGTGGTGGCTCCGGCCAGGGTCGGGGCCGCGCCCGCGACGTTGAACATGCGGGCGTTGAGCGCCGGCGCCGTGAAGAACGCCGAGACGCCGAGCAGGAACGACAGCCCCACCGTCGCCACCGCCGCCGACGCCAGCAGGGCCAGGGCGACGAGGAAGACCGTGGATGCTGCGATGCCCCACAGCATCACCCCGAACAGGTGCGCATCCGCGACCCGCCCGCCGATCGTCGTGCCGACGAGCGCGCCGACCCCGAACAGCGCCAGCACCCACGGCACCCGGTCCGCATCCAGCCCGGCGACCTCCGTCAGCAGCGGGGACAGGTAGCTGAACGCGCAGAAGACCCCGCCCGCGGCCAGGGCCGTGACGCCGATGGACAGCCACACCTGCCGGTCGCGGTAGATGCGCAGCTCCCGCGCCAGGGTGGGTCGTACCGCGGGCGGCGGGATGTCCGGGATCAGCGCCAGGATGCCGACGAGGGCCACAGCCGAGGCCGCGCCGACCGACCAGAACGCGGAACGCCAGCCCAGGTGCTCCCCGAGGAAGGCGCCGGCGGGGACGCCGAGGACGTTGGCGATGGACAGGCCGCCGATCATGACGGCCATGGCGCGGGCCCGCTGGTCCTTGTCCACCATCGCGATGGCGACGGCCGCGCCGACCGCCCAGAAGCCGGCGCAGGCGAGCGCGGAGACGATGCGGGACGCGAAGAGGAGTTCGTACGAGGGGGCCAGCGCGCCCGCCACCTGCCCAAGGCCGAAGAGGCTGATGAGCGCGATGAGGGTGGTGCGGCGCGGGAGCCGCAGCGTGGCCACCGCCAGCAGCGGGGCCCCGACGACCATGCCGATCGCGAAGGCCGATATCAGCAGGCCCGCCTGCGGGATGGTGACGCCCATGTCCTCGGCGATGGGCGGCAGCAGCCCGGACAGCATGAACTCGCTCGTTCCGAGCGAGAAGACGGCCAGGCCGAGGACGTAGACGGCGACGGGCATACGGGCAGTGGCGGCGGCGGAGGCTGGGGGCACGTTCTGTGCGAACCTCCGCGCCGCGGGTCTCATTCCCCGGGTCTCATTCCCCGGCGCTCAGGACGGCGAGCTCGGCGGCCAGGTTGCGGCGGGCCGGGGCCTCCCAGTGCGTGGTGCCGTACGGGGTGCGGAAGAGGCGGGGCAGCGCGAGCAGCTGGCGCAGTACGGCGGCCCGGCCGGCGCGGAAGGCGTCCTCGGGGACGAACCCGTACTCGGCGCGGACTGCGGCGACGTACGCGGCGTACGCGTCCGGGCCGCCCGCCAGGACGGCCAGGTCCGCATCGCAGAGCGCCTCGCCGTTGGTGTCGCCGGGGGCCGGGTCGTGGGTGACGGTGAGCCGGACCAGGCGGGCCACCTCGGCGGTTCGGGCGGCGTCGATGCCGAGCTCGGGCAGGGCGCGCTCGGCGAGGGCGGCGCTGCGCTCCTCGTTCTCGGAGCGGTCGGGGCGGTAGACGGCGTCGTGGAACCAGGCGGCGAGCTCGACGGCGGCCGGGTCGGCGGCGTGCGGGGCGAGTACGTCGAGCCGCGCGAGTACGTCGGCCAGGTGCGCGGTGGTGTGGTACCGGCGCTGGGGCTCCGCCCAGGCGGCCAGGAGACGGTCGGCGTAGGGGGCGGGGTCGCGGTCGGGGCCGGCGCCTGCGGCGGTGGTGGTGGCGTGCCAGCGGTCGCGGAGGTCGGAGGTCATGGGCACATTGTGGGGGTGGCGTGTTTGTGCTGGTGATGCGCGGGCGCGGGCCCGTACCCTTCATATTGGACTAGACCTATTTTCCGTATGTGAAGGATGGCATCGAATGAGCAACCAGGCGCTGCTGGAGGTGATCGCCCTCGATGCCCGGGACGCGGTCGCGGCCCAGGCCGGCGGGGCGGACCGGCTGGAGCTGGTCACCGACATGGCGGCCGACGGGCTCACCCCGCCGCGCGAGACCTTCGCGGCGATCCGCGCGGCGGTCGACATCCCGCTGCGCGTGATGATCCGCCGTACGGACGGGTTCGCCGCCGGGCCGGTCGACCTGCTGGTGGAGCAGGCGCGGGCGCTGCGGGCGGAGGGGGCGCAGGAGTTCGTCCTCGGGTTCCTGACCCCGGACGGCAGCCCCGACCTGGCCGCCGTGGAGGCCGTCCTGGCGGAGCTGGAAGGCTGCCGCTGGACCTTCCACCGGGCGCTTGACCGGGCGGCGGACCGCGACCAGGCGCGCAAGACCCTCGCCGACCTGCCGGGGCTCGACGCCTACCTGACGGCGGGCTCGGCCAACGGGGTCGACGCGGGTCTTCCCGTCCTGATCTCCGAGGCGGCACGCCGGGGAGAGCCGGGGTACGTGGCGCGGATCATGGTCGGCGGCGGCCTCACCCTGGCGCACCTGCCGCGGCTGCGGGCCGCGGGCATCGACGCCTTCCACATCGGCGGGGCGGCCCGGCCGCAGGGGTGGGACGCCCCGGTCTCGGCGGCGGCGGTCGCGGAGTGGCGTAAGGCCCTTTCGCAGCCGCCGGCCGCCGGCCGCTTCGGTGACGGGTGATCAGCCCTACTTGCACTTGGGGCTGCTGAGTGCCTTGTCCACGCCCGCGTTGTAGCCGCGCTCGTAGTTCGGGTCCGGTTGCGCGAACCCCTGGTTGGCGGAATTCTCCTTGCAGGTCTTCAGTGTTTCGGACAGACCCCTCTGGAAGCCCGCGTTGTACTGGTCCTGGGCGTTCTTCTGTTCGGCCTGCTTGACGGTGCCGCAGCTGACCTTGTCGTCCTCGTTCGAGGCCGTCACCTTGCCGGCCGGGATGAACCCGCTGGTGGAGGCGTTCCCGTCGTCGTCGGCATTGGTGGCGAAGTTGAACTGGTGCGTCGCATTGCCACCGTGGACGGTGACGGTCGTCCCCGGCTGGGCTCCTGTGACCGAGACGTCGTACTTGCCCGTGGTGTTGGGGGTCTGCTTCACGCTGCACGTCAGGGAAGGCACCGCTGCCGCCTGCGCGGAAGCCGCCAGCAACGGTGCCGACCCGAGTGCCAGCGAGGACACGAGCACAGGCGCCAGCACGGCCAGTCGAATGCGGGGTTTCATCGTTCGTCCTTCCTCGGATGGATCACGCAAGAACCGGGCCCGGGGAGGTGTGAACACGTCCATCGTCCTGCCGCCCACCGGCCGTGTCCACCGGAGCTACGGAAGGGCAGGCCCGAGGGCTGCCGGCAACGCGGCGGCGTGCAGGACGTGCAGACCCGAGACGGCACGGGTGAGGCACACGTAGAGGCGGCGCAGGCCGGTGCGTTCGTCGGGTTCGCCGGAGACGATCGCGGCGGGCTCGTCCAGCACCACGTAGTCGTACTCGAGGCCCTTCGCCAGCGACGCCGGCACCAGCGTCAGCCGGGCCCGCGCCGTCGTCTCCTCGCCCGGTGCCAGATACGGCAGTTCCGCCGCGCGCAGCGCCTCGGCCAGCTCCGGGATCCGGGCGTCGGCCGCGATCAGGCCGGTCGAGCCCTCGTGGGCCAGCGCAGCGCGGCAGGCGTCCAGGACCGACGCCGTCAGGTCCGGCGTCGGCGTGACGACCAGCGAGCCCGGGGTTTCGCGGACCGAGGAGACCGCGGCCAGCCCCGGGGAGATCGACGGCAGCAGCCGCGAGGCGTACGCGATCACCTCGCGCGGCACGCGGAAGCCGGCCGTCAGTTCCTCCAGCGCCGCCTCCGGCTTGCCCAGGTGCGCCAGGGCCTCGTCCCAGCTGCGCGTCGCCCACGGGGTCGTGCCCTGCGCGAGGTCGCCCAGGACCGTCGCCGAGCCGGTCGTGCAGCGCCGGCCCACCGCCCGGTACTGCATCGGCGACAGGTCCTGCGCCTCGTCGAGGACGACATGGCCCAGCGAGTGCGTGCGCTCCACCAGGTCGGCCGCCTCGTCGATCAGGACCAGGTCCGCCGCCGACCACTTCGCCGACTTCACGCTCCGGAACGGCTTGGCCCACAGCAGGAGCTGCTGCTCCTCCTCCGACAGGACGCCCTCGGCGTGCTCCGCCAGGAACTGCGCGTCCGACAGCAGGCGCAGCACCAGCTTCGCCGGCTCCACCGCCGGCCACACCGCCTTGACCGCCGCCTTCACGGCGGCACCCCGGGCCACCGCGTCCTGGACGCGGTCGTCGGGCGCCTCGCCCGCCTGCTCCATCCGTACGAGCACGGTGTGCGCGATCCGCTGCGGCAGTGCGTCGCGGGCGGCGCCGTAGCGGATGTCCCGGTCGAGGAGCTCCGCCACGATCTCCTCGAGCTCGTACGCCGGGACCCGCCAGCGGCGCGAACCGCGCACCACCATCAGCGGCTCGGCGGGCATGCTGACGTGCGAGCGGACTGCACGGCGCAGCACCTGCGCCATCCGGGCGTCGCCCTTGACGACGGCGGTCGCGGCGGCGTCGGTGCCGCGGATCTCCAGGCCGTCGCGTGCCACCAGGTCCTCGACGGTGGCCTGCTTGACCTCGAGCTCGCCCAGGGCCGGGAGGACCTGCTCGATGTAGTGCAGGAAGGACCGGTTCGGCCCGATGACGAGCGTGCCGGTACGGGCGAGCCGCTCGCGGTGGGCGTACAGCAGGTACGCGACGCGGTGCAGGCCGACCGCGGTCTTGCCGGTGCCGGGGCCGCCCTGCACGCAGACCGAGCCGGACAGGCCGGAGCGGACGATCTCGTCCTGCTCGGGCTGGATCGTCGCGACGATGTCACGCATGGGGCCGACGCGCGGGCGCTCGATCTCCTGCTGGAGCAGCTTGCTGACGGCGGCCGCCTCGGCGGGGTCGGAGAGGTGCTCGTCCTCGTACGCGGTGAGCTCGCCGCCCGTGTAGCCGAACCGGCGGCGCAGGGCGATGTCCTGCGGGTCGTTCTTGGAGGCCCGGTAGAACGGCTGGGAGACGGGCGCACGCCAGTCGATGACCATGGGGTCGCCGTCGGCGTCGTGGACGTGGCGGCGGCCGATGTAGAACTGTTCGCCCTCCGCGCCCTCGGCCAGCTCCGCGCCGGGTGCGTGCAGGTAGTTGAGGCGGCCGAAGAAGAGCGGCGTGTGGGCGAGGTCGGCCAGCGCCTTGATCCGGTCGTCGATCTGGGCCTGGAGGACGATCGCGTTGACCCAGTTCGCGGTGACGTCGCGGATGTCGAGGGCCTCGACGTCCTCGCGCATGGCGCGGAGCGCGGCGCGGGAGGCGGTGAGGTGGGCCTGCTCGCGGGCCAGGGGGTGGGCGCCGGAGTCGCCGTGGCTGTCGCTGTCGCTGTCGCTGTCGGTTTCGGGGGCGTGCGCGGACACGGGGATGCCTCCAGCTGCTGATCGTTACGGGGATCGGTACGGAACGAAGCCCGCCGGTTTCCGTCCGGCGGGCGGCTCTCCCCGAAACGGCGGCGGGAGGCGGCAAGAGCGGAGATTGTAGTCAGCGGGCAGCCGGGACGCGAACGCAATACCGGGACGTAAGTCCCTCCGGGGCGGGACGTCCGTACGGGTGTCATACCTGGGAGTGTCAGACCTCGGGCAGAGCCACTAGGGGGCGGCATGGGCCGGGAGGAGTAGGCGGGAGGGACTGCGGTTCCACCCGCAGGGCGATGTGATATCCGGGGCGAAAACGCACCATGGATACATGAGCACCGCAACCTTCACCCCGATCCAGGGCGGCCGCCCTAGCGGCGCCACCGCCACCTCCGACTCCCCTCCCCGCCACGTCGTGGGCAACGCCCTGCGCGCCGCGAAGGTCTTCGTGGCGGCCGCCGTGAGCGTCGTCGTGCTGGGCGAGTACGCCGAGGACGCGGGCGTCATACGCCGCTGACCGCCGCTGACCGCCGCTGACCGCCGCGGCCGCCGCGCGCAGTGGCCTGGCCGGATACCGGCGGAGCGCCTGCGCTGATCCACTAGGGTCACGCGCGTGACCCGGAGTACCCGTCCCAGCCCCCCGCCGTCGCCCCTGGCCGGCGTACTGGTCACGGGCCCGCTCCTCGTGCTCGGCGTGCTGTGCATCGCGCTGCGCATCCCGATCGCCGACCGGCTCGTCGCCGGGTTCTGCGCCGCGGAATGGCGCCCTCCCGCCGCCTACCCGCCATTCGCGGCGATCCTGTTCACGCCGGCCGCCTGGCTGCCCGTCGGCGTCCTGAAGACCGTCTTCGTCCTCGGCAACGCCGGCCTGCTCGCCCTGCTGATCCTGATGTCCTGCCGCCTCGCGGGACTGCGGGCCCGGCCCGGGCCCGTCCTGGCCGCCACCATCGCCGGGCTGTGGGCGGAACCGCTGTTCCAGAGCCTGCTCGCCGGGCAGGTCAACCTGGCGCTCGCCTGCCTGGTCCTGTGGGACCTGCGCCGGCCCCGCGCCGCGCTCGGCAAGGGGTTCGCACTGGGCACGGCCGCCGGGATCACCCTGACCCCGGCGCTGTTCGTCCCGTACCTGCTGCTGACCGGCCGGATCCGGGCCGGCCTGACGGCGCTGGGCGCCTTCGCCGGGACCGCCCTGCTCGGGCTGCTCGTCCTCCCGCAGGCATCCGCCGACTTCTGGGCCCGGCACCCGGCCGCCTCCGGGCGGGCCCTGCTGCTGGACTGGCCGCACCTGTGGGTCTGGTCCGTCCCCCTGCTCGTCCTCCTGACCCGGTCGGCGACGACCCGCCGCCGCCGGGCCCCGAAGCCCGGCCTCGTCCTGGTCCCCGTACGAAGGTCACCCCTCGGGCAGCAGGATGTCCGCGTCGTCGAAGATCCGCAGCACCACGAGCAGCAGGCGCCCCCGCGACACCATGTACTCGGCCACGATCTGTGAGGTGAGCCGGATCTCGCGATCCTGCTCGCCCGGTCCTATCGGCTGGGACAGCTCGGTGTAGGGGTCGCGGGCCAGGATGTCGATGGCCTTGTCGAAGGATGCACGGCGCGCGGGGTCCAGCCGGTCCCGGGCCTGGCCCGCCGACTCCGTGTAGAGGACCTCGTAGATCTCCTGGTGCGCCATGCGTCTCTCCTTGGCGGACGTGCGTCTCTCCCAGCGTAGTGCTCGGGCGCGGCACCACGCCCGGAGCCGGTCAGTCGGTTGCCAGGAGTTCGTCGGCGTCCATGATCCGGTAGGCGTAGCCCTGTTCGGCGAGGAAGCGCTGGCGGTGCGCCGCGAAGTCCTGGTCGATCGTGTCGCGCGCGACGACCGAGTAGAACCTCGCCTCGTGGCCGTCCGCCTTCGGGCGCAGCACGCGGCCCAGGCGCTGGGCCTCCTCCTGGCGGGAGCCGAACGTGCCGGACACCTGGATCGCGACCGTGGCCTCGGGCAGGTCGATGGAGAAGTTCGCGACCTTCGACACCACCAGCACGCTGATCTCGCCCTGGCGGAAGGCGTCGAAGAGCTTCTCCCGCTGCGCGTTCGAGGTCTCGCCCTTGATGACGGGCGCGTCCAGGTGCTCGCCGAGCTCGTCGAGCTGGTCGATGTACTGCCCGATGACGAGCGTCTGCTCGCCCCGGTGCTTGGCGACGAGCGCCTCGGTGACCTTCCGCTTCGTCGCCGTCGTCGCGCAGAAGCGGTACTTCTCCTCCGTCTCGGCGGTCGCGTACGCGAGCCGCTCCGTCTCGGTGAGGTTGATCCGGACCTCGACACAGTCCGCCGGGGCGATGTAGCCCTGCGCCTCGATCTCCTTCCACGGCGCGTCGAACCGCTTCGGGCCGATCAGCGAGAACACGTCCGACTCGCGGCCGTCCTCGCGCACCAGCGTCGCGGTCAGGCCGA
This genomic interval carries:
- a CDS encoding MurR/RpiR family transcriptional regulator, whose protein sequence is MSDDPKVIFSEGDGQDEDAGSGVPLRARVRSLGPSMTRSVQAVAETVAADPAGCSRLTVSALAARTGTSEATVVRTARLLGYPGYRDLRLALAALAAQQESGAAPAVTADIAVDDPIADVVAKLAHEEAQTLADTAAGLDLAALAAAVTALATARRIDIYGVGASALVGQDLAQKLLRIGLVAHAHSDPHLAVTGAVQLRPGDAAVAITHSGATGDVIDPLRTAFERGATTIALTGRPNAPVSHYADLVLATSAARETRLRPAAMSSRTSQLLVVDCLFVAVAQQTYETAAPALAASYEALAPRRTARSPRP
- a CDS encoding copper homeostasis protein CutC; this translates as MSNQALLEVIALDARDAVAAQAGGADRLELVTDMAADGLTPPRETFAAIRAAVDIPLRVMIRRTDGFAAGPVDLLVEQARALRAEGAQEFVLGFLTPDGSPDLAAVEAVLAELEGCRWTFHRALDRAADRDQARKTLADLPGLDAYLTAGSANGVDAGLPVLISEAARRGEPGYVARIMVGGGLTLAHLPRLRAAGIDAFHIGGAARPQGWDAPVSAAAVAEWRKALSQPPAAGRFGDG
- a CDS encoding DUF4031 domain-containing protein, with the protein product MTLYIDPPTWPGHGRMWSHLVSDVSYEELHAFAASIGCPPRAFERDHYDVPSHRYADAVAAGAVEVGSKELVRRLTSAGLRRPKGRPA
- a CDS encoding Cmx/CmrA family chloramphenicol efflux MFS transporter, with the translated sequence MPVAVYVLGLAVFSLGTSEFMLSGLLPPIAEDMGVTIPQAGLLISAFAIGMVVGAPLLAVATLRLPRRTTLIALISLFGLGQVAGALAPSYELLFASRIVSALACAGFWAVGAAVAIAMVDKDQRARAMAVMIGGLSIANVLGVPAGAFLGEHLGWRSAFWSVGAASAVALVGILALIPDIPPPAVRPTLARELRIYRDRQVWLSIGVTALAAGGVFCAFSYLSPLLTEVAGLDADRVPWVLALFGVGALVGTTIGGRVADAHLFGVMLWGIAASTVFLVALALLASAAVATVGLSFLLGVSAFFTAPALNARMFNVAGAAPTLAGATTTAAFNLGNTGGPWLGGTVIDADYGFAATAWAGAAMTVTAMALTAIALRLHHRTPPAPTRVIASSGATAPASAAQPAAH
- a CDS encoding glycosyltransferase family 87 protein; translation: MTRSTRPSPPPSPLAGVLVTGPLLVLGVLCIALRIPIADRLVAGFCAAEWRPPAAYPPFAAILFTPAAWLPVGVLKTVFVLGNAGLLALLILMSCRLAGLRARPGPVLAATIAGLWAEPLFQSLLAGQVNLALACLVLWDLRRPRAALGKGFALGTAAGITLTPALFVPYLLLTGRIRAGLTALGAFAGTALLGLLVLPQASADFWARHPAASGRALLLDWPHLWVWSVPLLVLLTRSATTRRRRAPKPGLVLVPVRRSPLGQQDVRVVEDPQHHEQQAPPRHHVLGHDL
- a CDS encoding AAA family ATPase, giving the protein MSAHAPETDSDSDSDSHGDSGAHPLAREQAHLTASRAALRAMREDVEALDIRDVTANWVNAIVLQAQIDDRIKALADLAHTPLFFGRLNYLHAPGAELAEGAEGEQFYIGRRHVHDADGDPMVIDWRAPVSQPFYRASKNDPQDIALRRRFGYTGGELTAYEDEHLSDPAEAAAVSKLLQQEIERPRVGPMRDIVATIQPEQDEIVRSGLSGSVCVQGGPGTGKTAVGLHRVAYLLYAHRERLARTGTLVIGPNRSFLHYIEQVLPALGELEVKQATVEDLVARDGLEIRGTDAAATAVVKGDARMAQVLRRAVRSHVSMPAEPLMVVRGSRRWRVPAYELEEIVAELLDRDIRYGAARDALPQRIAHTVLVRMEQAGEAPDDRVQDAVARGAAVKAAVKAVWPAVEPAKLVLRLLSDAQFLAEHAEGVLSEEEQQLLLWAKPFRSVKSAKWSAADLVLIDEAADLVERTHSLGHVVLDEAQDLSPMQYRAVGRRCTTGSATVLGDLAQGTTPWATRSWDEALAHLGKPEAALEELTAGFRVPREVIAYASRLLPSISPGLAAVSSVRETPGSLVVTPTPDLTASVLDACRAALAHEGSTGLIAADARIPELAEALRAAELPYLAPGEETTARARLTLVPASLAKGLEYDYVVLDEPAAIVSGEPDERTGLRRLYVCLTRAVSGLHVLHAAALPAALGPALP